The DNA sequence CCTTCATCTTGGAAATAAACTCTGTAGCCTGTGCGATGTCTGCTGCCTGACGAAGCTCCTCATCAGTCGCCTCGGTCTTACCGTAGCGCAGATTGTCGGCAATCGTCCCCGTGAACAGGACAGCTTTTTGCGGTACAAAGCCGATTTTGGCGCGCAGCTCCTCCTGAGTCATATCCGTCACATCCTGACCATTCACCTTCACGCTGCCGCTGTCCACATCATAGAAACGCGGAATTAGACTGAGCAGTGTCGATTTACCGGAACCGGTACCTCCAATGATCGCTGTCGTTTCTCCCGGAGCGGCGCTGAATGAAATATGATGAATAGCCGGCTGCTCAGCGCCCGGGTAACTGAATGTCACATCCTGAAATTCCAGGAAACCCCGCTGCTGTGATACGGAAGCGGAAGCCGGCTCTCCGGTACGGACCGGATCAATGATTTGCGGCTTCATATCCAGCACTTCGTTAATACGCGTTGCCGAGGCAGACGCGCGGGGTACCATCACGAAGATCATGGAAACCATAATCAGTGAGAACATGATTTGCATCGCATACTGGATGAATGCCATCAAATCCCCGACCTGCATATGTCCGTTGCTGATGCGCATTCCGCCGAAATAGACAATGGCAATGGTCGAAAAGTTCATGACCAGCATCATGATCGGCATCATCGCCGCCATGATTTTATTCACCTTCACCGCCGTTTGCGTCAGATCAAAGTTCGCTTCGTTAAAGCGCTTCTGTTCATGCTCAATGCGGTTAAAGGAACGGATCACGCGCATCCCCGTCAGGTTTTCGCGCAGAACGCGGTTCAGTTTATCAAGTCTGACCTGCATCGCCTTGAACAGCGGTATACCCTTGCCGGCAATAATGGCAATGGCTCCTGCCAGCACGGGAATTACAACGACAATAACCAGGGACAGCTTCGCGTCCTTGGAGACGGCCATAATGATCCCGCCGATACACATCATCGGCGCGCTGATCATCATCCGCAGAATCATGGTCAATACCTGCTGTACCTGGGTAATATCATTCGTCGTACGGGTAATCAGCGAGGCTGTGCCCAGCTTGTCGAATTCCTGCAGCGAAAAATTTTGAACATGCTGGAAAACCCGGCTGCGCAAGTTTTTGCCAAAACCTCCCGCAACTTTCGCAGACAAGTAGCTGGCGCCGATGGAACAAACGGCTCCGCCAAGGGCCACGGCCAGCATAAAACCGCCTATTTTCCAAATATAAGGAATGTCGCCGTTAATGATGCCTTTGTCTACGATGTCAGACATCAATGTAGGCAGGTATAAATCCGACATCGACTGGAAAAACACGAGCAAAAATACAAACAAAATCGGCAGCCGGTAAGGCTTTAAATTCCGGAACAGTTTCAGCATGTTTCTATCGTTCCTCCTCCAGAAGGATCTGCTTTGGCTTCATAATAGGTGTACGCTTTCGTGAGCAAATCAGCCAGCTGATTGCCCTCATCATTGCCCAAATAATCAATTAGTCCCGAAAAGGATTCCATCGTAGAATCAATCGCCTTTTGCACGACTGCTTCCCCCTCCTCCGTAAGGCTGATCCGGACTGCTCTGCGGTCCAGCTCATCCATCGTGCGCTCGACCCAGTTTTTTTTCTCCATCGTCTTGATCAGCTGTGTTACTGTTGGCGATGTAACACGCAATTTATGACTGATTTCTGAAACCATCAGCCCAATTGTACCTGGTTTCACATTCTTTTTTATACTGAACAAGAGTCCGAGCTCACTCATCTTAATTCCTTCAATTTTCCGTTGACGGAACTCTGCCTTGTTAAAACGCATAGTGGCTTGCATAAGCTTAAGCGCCGTATTGTTTTCGACCGATGTATTATCACTCATCTCAAGGTAACATCTCCCTTCGTACGATTGGCTCGAGGCCATTCTTTATCCACTCCTAATAATAGCTAAGAAACTAAATTACCTATCCTATTAATTAGCACACCTAATTATATCTCTTCTTAAAAATCTATGTCAATTCATTCATATGGGCTGCCCATCCTTTAAAGATCAAAAAGGGATTGCCTGTGTTAATTCGCCGACCTTTCTACCATTAAAATACTCTTCGCAAAGGAAATCCACTCCCGCGCCGCAAAGGACAGGTAACGATCCTTACGCCAAATCATCCCGAGTTGCCAGGGAATCGACGGATTAATGAGGGGTAAAATGCGAATCCGCTCCTGATTCACCTCGCGGCAGATGGTCTCCGGCAGCAGCGCGATACCCAAATTGGCCGCCACCATGCCGCTGATCAGATCCCATTGGGAGCTTTCATACACGATACGCGGCTGAAAGCCGACCCGGACGCATTCCGAAATAATCCGGTCATGCAGCGCAAAATCCTCCCGGAACAGCACAAAGCTCTCGTCCGCCAACTCGACTAGCGGCACGGCCCCGCGACCGGACAGCCGATGTGAAGGATGAACGAGCAGCATCAGATTTTCCCTGGCAAAAGAGAAATAGTGAAAGAGATCATCTTCAGTCGGCAGAACTGCCACGCCAACATCCAGCAGTCCGCTCTCCACATCCTTTTCTACCTTTCTGGCTCCATCTTCAAACACCTGCATCGTTACCTGAGGATACCTTTTGTGAAACTGGCCGATGACTTCGGGGAAAAAGCTGGAGCCGACCATGGGCGGCAACCCAAGGCGGATATGCCCCTTTTGCAGGTTTTTCAAATCCCCCAGCTCGGCGGACAAGCTTTGAAAGGATTTGACGATCGGCTGCGCCTGCTCGTATATAATTCTGCCCGCGTCTGTCAGCTCAATTCTTTTATTCGAGCGGTCAAACAACGTCACGCCAAGCTCGTCCTCAATATTACGGATCGTCTTGCTGATTGTTGGCTGTGTAATATATAGGGATTCAGCGGCCTTCGTGAAGCTCTGAAGACGAGCCACCTCCATAAAATATTGCAGATGCCTGATATCCATGCCCTCATCCTCCCTTTCAATGGCTATAAGTGACATATAGAAATATGGAATGATGATCATTCGTTTTATTCATTTTACCTATGAAAATAACTGATGTAAAATTTTCATATAAATGAAAGGAGAGAATCCCTTTGAACAATATTGTAAAAGGTACGGTGCAGGTAGCGGCACTGATGGGTTTTTCGCTGCTGATGAACAAGCTGGCCGAACTTTTGCATTTGCCGATACCCGGCAGCATTCTCGGGATTATCGTGATATTTATCTTACTGGAGACCGGCATTCTCCGCCTGGAATGGATCGAACTCGGAGCGAATTGGCTGCTTGCAGAGCTGCTGCTCTTCTTCATCCCGGCCGCTGTCGGTGTCATGAAATATATCCCCATGCTGGAAAGTGACGGTGTACGCATCTTGATCGTGGTCATTTTCAGCACATTTATCGTTATGGCCAGCTCCGGCTTGCTCGCATCCCGGATTACCAAACAAAAGGAACGGAGGACTTCCCCATGATCGGCCTGATCTGTCTGCTGGTTACACTCGGCATTTACGCCGTATGCAAACGCGTGTATGCCAAGCGACCCAAGGTTTACCTGTCGCCGCTCCTGATTACCCCCATCATCGTTATCTTTATTTTGATCTGGGCCGAGATTCCTTATGAATCTTATAATTCAGGCGGCAAATGGCTGAGCAGTCTGCTCCAGCCGGCTACTATCGCTTTTGCCATTCCATTGTATAAAAACTTCAAGGTGCTCAAAAAGCACGCCGTCGAAATTATCGTCAGCGTGCTCACCGGTTCATGTATTGCGATGATCTCATCTGTATTCCTGGCCAAATGGCTGCACTTAAGCTCTTCGCTCGTGACCAGCCTGATTCCGCGCTCCATCACCACCCCGATCGCCATGAATGTATCGCAGGTCATTGGTGGTGTGCCCAACATAACGGCTGTCTTTGTCATTATTACGGGACTGCTAGGCTCCATGATCGGACCGATGGTGCTCCGCATTTTCAAAATTGACAACGATATCGCGCGCGGCATTCTGTTCGGTACCAGCTCGCACGGCACGGGCACCTCCAAGGCCTTTGAGCTCAGCTCATTGTCCGGGACCATTTCCAGCATCTCAATGATCCTGGCCGCCCTGTTCACGCTTGGAGCCGCGCCGCTCATGATGGCCGTCCTGATGCGTTAAAGGCTTTTCCCTACTATTAATAGCTGATGCGGACCGGCTTGCCGGAAGCTGCCGACTCCAGTGCGGCGCAGGTTACAGCCTGCGTCCTGCAGGCATCCGCATAATCGGACCTTATACGGGAGCTATCACCTGTGCGCAGCGCATGGATGAAGGCTTCCGTTTCTTTTACATAGGGATTCGACTGCTCCAGATATTCCGTCTGCTCGCCAGGACGTGCTGCATGAAGCCGCTGCGGATTCCAGTCCAGTACGCCTTGATCCGTATAGAAGGTTAGCCCGGTTTGGCTGAGGCCTGCTCCCTCCGGCAGTATACAGGTATTGGAGATGTTGGCTGCCAGGCCATTAGCCAGCTTAAGCGTGACTGTGCCCACATCCGCAACCTCCATGCCATCCACCTGCTCATGCTTGATGCGATTTCCGTAAAGCGCATACACTTCTTCCACCTCGCCGGCCAAGTAACGCAGCAAGTCCACCAAATGGGTTGTTTGCTCGATAAACTGCCCGCCTGATCCATGTTGACGTCTCCACCAGGATACACCCGGCATGCTGTCCATCCAGCGCCCGAGCATCATGCCTGTTTTCTGCTGTTTCAGCAGCTCCTTCAGCTTGTCCATGTTGGATTGATAACGGAAATGATAACCGACCGAGGTAAGCAGCTTTGCTTCCGCAATCTGACCCATTAAGGCATGTGGAAGTTCCGTATCCAGCCCCAGCGGTTTTTCTACCAAAAAAGGAATACGGCGGCGTATCAGCTCTTCTTCTATGGCTCCATGCGACATCGGCGGCACGCAGATATACACCGCATCCAGTCGTTCTGCATCCAGCATTTCATGCAAATCGCCATAGCTGGCTGCCCCATAGGCCCGAGCCTTCTGTTCCGCCTTCTCCCTGCTTGTTCCAAGAAAAGCTTGCACCTTCACGCCTTCGGCTGCCGCAAGAATGTCGGCATGTACCTGGCTGAACCAGCCCGTTCCGATGATTCCGATCTGAAGCGTCATGAATCCCCCACCTTTACGCATATTTACACTACACTATACATGACACCCGGAGCGCAGGCTATCTCTCTTTTCAACCGTTCTAAGGAACGGCTTTGATGCTTTTCAGCCCTTCCATTCGTCAGGAAGCAGCTCCCGGTAATGCGGCTGCAAGAAGCGGTCATCGATCAACAACAGCACCCCTTCATCCTGTTCCGAGCGGATCAGCCTGCCTCCCGCCTGAAGCACCTTGTTCATCCCGGGCAGCACATAAGCATAATCGTAGCCGTTTTTGCCCTCGCCGTTAAAATAATCCCGAATCAGGTTCCGCTCCAGCCCCAGCTGAGGCAATCCAACGCCGACAACAGCCACACCGATCAGGCGGTCCCCCTGTAAATCGATGCCTTCCGAGAAAATGCCGCCAAGCACAGCGAAGCCCACCAGCGTCTCACGGTTATCTGCCTGAAAAGCATCCAAAAATCTCTCGCGTTCTTCCTCAGCCATGCCGGAGCCCTGCACAATCGTCTGTACCCCGGAGTACCTGTCTGCAAAATCCTCATACACGCTTTGCAAATATTGATACGAGGGGAAAAAGATCATATAATTGCCGGTCCGCTCCGCAATGAGCTTATACAGCAAATCGGCGAGCTGCTCCCGCGTCCGTTCCCGGTCGCGGTATCTGGTGGAAAGAGGATGAATCCGGACATCCAGCTGTTCACGATGGAACGGAGAGGCAACAGAGATGCTGTAATCCTCCGAATCTGCGCCCAGCATGTCCCTGTAATAGGACAGGGGCGACAGCGTTGCAGAGAAAAACACCGCCGAACGGAATCCTTTATCCGCCTGCGAGAGTAAGTAGGACGGATCAAGACAGAACATCCGCAGGGTGACATCGCTGCGCTGGACCTCTGCACAGGTAATATAGCGGCTGTCATAAAGCTTCGCCGTACGGATGAAGTTTTGGGCGGCAAAATACGTATCCAGCAGCAGCTCCCGGTTCTCGCCTCCAGCGGCCAGCACCCGCTCAGCCTCGCCCGCGAAAACTTCCAGAAGGCTCACAAGCTCATCCGGCACTTCCTTGGACAGCTGCTGACGGGTATCGCCGCAGGCTTTTTTGAGCTCAATAAAGTACTTGTTCACGGTATCCGCCGCCTTGGAAATGGACGGGTTCACGGACTTATAATCCCGTTTCAGCTGCAGAAAATCAACCTTGCCGATGGCTGCGGAGAACATTTCCCGGCCCCTGTCCACCAGATTATGCGCCTCATCTACCAGCAGCACCGTTCGCTTCTTCTGCTCCTCGATCAGCCGTTTAAGCGATACGCGCGGATCAAAAATATAGTTATAGTCGCAGATGACCGCATCAACGGCATATGCTGTATCCAGTGAAAACTCAAAAGGACATACCCTATGCTTGCGGGCATACTGCTCCAGCACCTGCCGCGTCATCATCGTTTCATGGGAGAGGATATCAAGAACCGCTCCGTTAATCCGGTCATAGTATCCATCGGCATAAGGGCAGGCTTCTTTGCTGCAGAGGGTCTCTTCCTGAAAGCATACTTTATCCTTCGCCGTAATCGTAAGCGCCTGCAGATGCAGTCCTCTCCCCTCCATCAGCGCCAGTGCCTGCTCAGCAGCAGTACGGGTAATCGTCTTGGCCGTCAGATAGAAAATCTGCTGAAGATGGCCTTCACCGATGGCCTTTACCGAAGGAAACAGGGTGGAGATCGTCTTACCGATCCCTGTAGGCGCCTTGGCAAACAGTTTTTTCTTCTCCTTGATGGCACCATATACAGCTCCAGCCAGTTTCCGCTGGCCTTCCCGGTACGATTCGAAAGGAAAAGGAAGCGTCTGAATGCTTTCATCTCTGATTCTGGCATTTTCCAGACGAAGCACGGCATATGGAGCGTATTGTCCAACTACGCTTTTCACGAAATCTTCAAGTTCCGCCGACGTAAATGCACGATTGAAACGTTTTTCTTCACCTGTTCCTGAATCAACGTACGTCAGTTGTACACCGATCCGGTCAAGTTCTTGTTCCTTAGCCACGATATAGGCATAGACCTGCGCCTGCGCCCAATGTACGGGTCGTCCACCCTCCAGCATGTCCAGTCCAGCCGAAGTCGATTTAATTTCATCGATCATCCAGCCCTCATCCGTTTGAATGAGTCCATCGCATCTTCCTTCAATCCGGTAAATAACACCATCAAGGGGAATTTCCGCTTTGAGGTAAACCTCTTTTTGATCCCCTTCCTGATATGTCCGCTGCACCTGCTGGTGAATCCTCGTACCCTCATGCATGGCGCTGGCGGTCCGGAATCCGGAATCAATG is a window from the Paenibacillus sp. J23TS9 genome containing:
- a CDS encoding helicase C-terminal domain-containing protein is translated as MILLSGKDLEANVVHISVRPLVEYVFRSGSIDSGFRTASAMHEGTRIHQQVQRTYQEGDQKEVYLKAEIPLDGVIYRIEGRCDGLIQTDEGWMIDEIKSTSAGLDMLEGGRPVHWAQAQVYAYIVAKEQELDRIGVQLTYVDSGTGEEKRFNRAFTSAELEDFVKSVVGQYAPYAVLRLENARIRDESIQTLPFPFESYREGQRKLAGAVYGAIKEKKKLFAKAPTGIGKTISTLFPSVKAIGEGHLQQIFYLTAKTITRTAAEQALALMEGRGLHLQALTITAKDKVCFQEETLCSKEACPYADGYYDRINGAVLDILSHETMMTRQVLEQYARKHRVCPFEFSLDTAYAVDAVICDYNYIFDPRVSLKRLIEEQKKRTVLLVDEAHNLVDRGREMFSAAIGKVDFLQLKRDYKSVNPSISKAADTVNKYFIELKKACGDTRQQLSKEVPDELVSLLEVFAGEAERVLAAGGENRELLLDTYFAAQNFIRTAKLYDSRYITCAEVQRSDVTLRMFCLDPSYLLSQADKGFRSAVFFSATLSPLSYYRDMLGADSEDYSISVASPFHREQLDVRIHPLSTRYRDRERTREQLADLLYKLIAERTGNYMIFFPSYQYLQSVYEDFADRYSGVQTIVQGSGMAEEERERFLDAFQADNRETLVGFAVLGGIFSEGIDLQGDRLIGVAVVGVGLPQLGLERNLIRDYFNGEGKNGYDYAYVLPGMNKVLQAGGRLIRSEQDEGVLLLIDDRFLQPHYRELLPDEWKG
- a CDS encoding CidA/LrgA family holin-like protein gives rise to the protein MNNIVKGTVQVAALMGFSLLMNKLAELLHLPIPGSILGIIVIFILLETGILRLEWIELGANWLLAELLLFFIPAAVGVMKYIPMLESDGVRILIVVIFSTFIVMASSGLLASRITKQKERRTSP
- a CDS encoding MarR family winged helix-turn-helix transcriptional regulator, yielding MSDNTSVENNTALKLMQATMRFNKAEFRQRKIEGIKMSELGLLFSIKKNVKPGTIGLMVSEISHKLRVTSPTVTQLIKTMEKKNWVERTMDELDRRAVRISLTEEGEAVVQKAIDSTMESFSGLIDYLGNDEGNQLADLLTKAYTYYEAKADPSGGGTIETC
- a CDS encoding ABC transporter ATP-binding protein; amino-acid sequence: MLKLFRNLKPYRLPILFVFLLVFFQSMSDLYLPTLMSDIVDKGIINGDIPYIWKIGGFMLAVALGGAVCSIGASYLSAKVAGGFGKNLRSRVFQHVQNFSLQEFDKLGTASLITRTTNDITQVQQVLTMILRMMISAPMMCIGGIIMAVSKDAKLSLVIVVVIPVLAGAIAIIAGKGIPLFKAMQVRLDKLNRVLRENLTGMRVIRSFNRIEHEQKRFNEANFDLTQTAVKVNKIMAAMMPIMMLVMNFSTIAIVYFGGMRISNGHMQVGDLMAFIQYAMQIMFSLIMVSMIFVMVPRASASATRINEVLDMKPQIIDPVRTGEPASASVSQQRGFLEFQDVTFSYPGAEQPAIHHISFSAAPGETTAIIGGTGSGKSTLLSLIPRFYDVDSGSVKVNGQDVTDMTQEELRAKIGFVPQKAVLFTGTIADNLRYGKTEATDEELRQAADIAQATEFISKMKDGFDSEISQGGNNVSGGQKQRLSIARALVRRPEIYVFDDSFSALDFKTDAKLRAALKEVTADATVLLVAQRASTVMDADRIIVLDEGRIAGIGKHRELMEACDVYREIVSSQLSEEEIA
- a CDS encoding CidB/LrgB family autolysis modulator, whose amino-acid sequence is MIGLICLLVTLGIYAVCKRVYAKRPKVYLSPLLITPIIVIFILIWAEIPYESYNSGGKWLSSLLQPATIAFAIPLYKNFKVLKKHAVEIIVSVLTGSCIAMISSVFLAKWLHLSSSLVTSLIPRSITTPIAMNVSQVIGGVPNITAVFVIITGLLGSMIGPMVLRIFKIDNDIARGILFGTSSHGTGTSKAFELSSLSGTISSISMILAALFTLGAAPLMMAVLMR
- a CDS encoding LysR family transcriptional regulator → MDIRHLQYFMEVARLQSFTKAAESLYITQPTISKTIRNIEDELGVTLFDRSNKRIELTDAGRIIYEQAQPIVKSFQSLSAELGDLKNLQKGHIRLGLPPMVGSSFFPEVIGQFHKRYPQVTMQVFEDGARKVEKDVESGLLDVGVAVLPTEDDLFHYFSFARENLMLLVHPSHRLSGRGAVPLVELADESFVLFREDFALHDRIISECVRVGFQPRIVYESSQWDLISGMVAANLGIALLPETICREVNQERIRILPLINPSIPWQLGMIWRKDRYLSFAAREWISFAKSILMVERSAN
- a CDS encoding Gfo/Idh/MocA family protein, coding for MTLQIGIIGTGWFSQVHADILAAAEGVKVQAFLGTSREKAEQKARAYGAASYGDLHEMLDAERLDAVYICVPPMSHGAIEEELIRRRIPFLVEKPLGLDTELPHALMGQIAEAKLLTSVGYHFRYQSNMDKLKELLKQQKTGMMLGRWMDSMPGVSWWRRQHGSGGQFIEQTTHLVDLLRYLAGEVEEVYALYGNRIKHEQVDGMEVADVGTVTLKLANGLAANISNTCILPEGAGLSQTGLTFYTDQGVLDWNPQRLHAARPGEQTEYLEQSNPYVKETEAFIHALRTGDSSRIRSDYADACRTQAVTCAALESAASGKPVRISY